The Primulina tabacum isolate GXHZ01 chromosome 1, ASM2559414v2, whole genome shotgun sequence genome contains the following window.
TACAactgaatcgtaattcgatgttgaaactcatttgtaaacactgtataatctatggctagagtatgagatgtacattagggAAGGAATTCTCCaattgtacatgcgatgccactatttattctcaaatatgTGTCGCACAGTTATCGAATTTTTATCCAACCATCGATGAACCAATGACTgcatattcgatcgggatatatgagatgaaggaaccgtgctgtacgttaatcataaccaactggttcttgcaagcactatctgtgatacctagggaatcatggggcgatgcttaTAGACGCTCTTACTATGATTCGAttggtttaatcagaaatatgatttctgacattctaatgatcaattgttgatacatataatgtggcaaattagggtaagcccggataaaggattatgtcctgattTATaatgagttgtgaacccacgactagctgtatccctgaatcgttgagggtcacacaagcactggatcattttgttcccgttgagagaataaattcaagtaattgaatttatataaaattattgtatagtaaattcaaggagttgaatttatgataattaaattttgagaaaataaattcaaagagttgattttatgagatagtaaattcaagaagttgaatttataagatttgagaatttaaattattaaactcaatagttgagtttattaaatattaaattaaatatattgagaagtatgtttaatgggcttgtagaagtacaagtccaacttattaaataattaaagttcttaatggactttgattaattaattaaaccagTTGggctagtccaattaattaatcaaacacATGAGTGTTAATTAAGATgcccaaatattatattatagtaATTACGTCATGAAGGTTTTATTTAAGTAGGAGATTTGAACCCTAGCCATATATGAcaccatattttcgaaaaaggcCTTCCCTTCTCCTCTCCAATCTTCGGCCTCCACTCCTAGAATTTTAGGGGTTTTTGTGCCGCCTCTAGCTTTTGATCTCAACGTagatttttttctaattttctagtgcaagttagaagatGAACTAATCTTCTAGTCGTTCATCTGATTCGAAGAATAAAGAAAGAGTTCTTGAAGGAAGTTCGTAGGGAAATTCAACAAGAGCTATATCCGTCAAAACCCGAATAGTTGGAGCcgagtgaattaattcactaaaggtataaattttaacaccttatgagtgtttattcaatccaAACCATATGagtgtccaaatattttgattgttaaaatgaaataaaattttaaaacttccgctgcgtttgggcacgaaAGAACACGAATCACAACAACACTGTCGCTTGAAAAAGTGTGGTAGCGAGAATATTCAAACTTCTAAGTATTGGTCATATATATGTTCACCTTATCCACCAATTCAAACATTATATGAGCAGAGAAGTCTAATATTTTACATTAGGCCTCGTCTTTCTTGATAAAACGATAAAACATTTATATAACAAAGCCTATAATTTATTGTTTCAACTACAAACTCTATTGTAATTAGGAGAATTTTAAAAACGTACATGAAGTGGGCTCGTCAACCTTTTCCTTCCATATTAGACTAAAAATGCTAAGTTTACTTGCCACTTTATGGCAAAAACGCAGTACATATATCATAAGGGTAAGTAGTTCTATTTCTTTGAAAGGTGGATGAAGGTGTAGATTCATATCTACCACCCGTTTTTATTTGCACGTTGAATGATAGCTGAAGAATTGAAGAACATGAAACATCTCCCACATGCACTGCTaagtttattatatatatatagagattaATGTGCCTTGGTTCTAGTCTAGTAATTATAAGAAAAATTGTATGGTATTTGCACATGCAATGTTCCTTTCAGTCACGGAAATCATTGCATTGATCTCACTATGCATTCTCATTAACTTTCTCGTTCAGATAATTCTGTCGAAACGAAGACCATTGCCGCCTGGCCCTAGAGGTTTTCCTGTGGTCGGAGCGCTTCCGCTATTAGGTAGAATGCCACACGTTGCTCTAGCCAAAATGGCCAAGACTTATGGCCCTATCATGTACCTGAAAGTAGGCAGCCGTGATATGGTGGTGGCTTCGACACCGGACGCTGCGAAGTTGTTCCTTAAAACCTTCGAGTCGAATTTCTTGAACCGGCCGATTCATGCTGGCCCCACCATCCTCGCCTACAATTCGCAAGACATGGTTTTTGCGCCCTACGGACCCAGGTGGAGGTTGCTCAGAAAATTGAGTAATCTCCATATGTTGGGAGGTAAAGCCCTGGATGATTGGGCCGATTTTCGTGCTGCAGAACTTGGCCACATGCTCGAGGCGATGCATCAGTCAAGTGTACGTGGGGAAGCAGTGGTGttaggtgagattttggtctaCGCCATGGCTAATATGATCGGCAGAATTATACTGAGCAGACGGGTTTTCGCAACGAGAGGACGGGAATTGAACGAGTTCAAGGACATGGTGGTGGAGCTTATGACAACAGCAGGCTATTTCAACATTGGCGATTTCATTCACTGGATGGGTTGGATGGATTTACAAGGGATTGAAAAAGGGATGAGAAAATTGCATAAGAAGTTCGATGATTTGATCAGCAGAATGCTGGACGAGCACTTGGAATCGCGCCACAAACGCAAGAACCGACCTGATTTTCTTGATGTCATGTTGGCAAATCGAGATGATATTAATTCCTCTGAGGAGGAGAAGCTTACCACAACCAATATTAAAGCTCTATTACTGGTtaccaataattaatttttcaacttccaatatataatatttatgcaTGTATGCATGGTATATTCAAGTATATGTTTTGCATGCAGAACCTGTTTACGGCTGGGACCGATACATCATCAAGCGCAGTAGAATGGGCTCTTGCGGAGATGCTGAAGAACCCGGATATTATGCACAAGGCACACGATGAAATGGATCGAGTTATCGGCCGTAACCGACGTCTGGCGGAGTCCGACATATCCAAATTGTCTTATCTGCAAGCGACATGCAAAGAGACATTTCGAAAGCACCCATCGACACCATTAAACCTACCTCGCGTTTCAGCCGAAGCATGCACCGTAGATGGCTACTACATACCAAAGAACACAAGACTCAGCGTAAACATATGGGCAATTGGAAGGGATCCTCAAGTTTGGGAAAATCCATCAGATTTCAACCCTGAGAGATTCTTGTCTGAAAAGTATGCGAATATCGATCCGAAAGGAAACAATTTCGAGCTGATCCCATTCGGTGCCGGGAGGAGGATTTGTGCCGGAACAAGAATGGGACTAGTGATGGTGGAATATATATTGGGGACCTTGGTTCACTCGTTTGATTGGAAATTTGATGGCGAAGAGATGGATATGGAGGAGACTTTTGGGCTAGCTTTGCAGAAAGCTGTGCCTCTTGCAGCCATGGTTACTCCTAGATTGCCTCCAACTTGTTATTTGGCTTCTAATTAGCACATCACtcgatttatttttcaatttcggTTTCCGCATTGAGAACCTGTcacttatatatataatatctaTTTCTATATCCATGAGTGATGTTTTCTTCTCCatcaaaaatgttatgtttggaccaaaaatttgatttttttgctATTATTCTCAAATCGTTCATTCTCTTTCTTATGCAAACAGAACTACAATATTAACATAGTACAAAAAGCCACTAAGTTTTGTTTGTATGTATCTTTATATCATGTCATGTCTAATAGTATAATGAACTTTATTACATGTCATATATAGCCGTGGTAGAATAAATGCAATGTATCAACTAGGTACATTTCATCTTGTATCGTAGAATTAGAATATTATGTCATGTCTGGCTTTTTGTAATAGTGTTATTTAAGGGGGTGAACAACGATTTTCGAGGATTCTATCCCAACAACGAGCACAGAAATCCCCATTCGGGTCTTAGCATCCAATCGACTTTCAGACAATTCTGCCTTTGCAAACAATCCCCGATGGATTTTTCTGAGATTTTCAGTAAATATACGTTCCCTAGCAAATCAATGATACAGTGCTTTCGGAGAAATTTTTTTCCAATTGCTAAAGTCACCAAAAGCAAAATCCGATAATTTGACAGCTTTATGGAACTTTTGCCAATCTACGTGCATGATGTACAAATTACAATTGAGTGCATATGTATGTGTGAACCAAAATTTCCTAGGCTGCCAGACTGGAGCTTAGTAGAGGTGAAATGAAACCAAATTACAGTGGTTCTTTGCTTGCCGCTTAATGATACAACGAAGTTCTACAGCTAATTTGTTTCAGAGCAAGTAGACGACTGGCATGCATACAAGGTACTCAAAAGGTAGGAAACTTAGGCCAGTGATAATGCCCAGACTCGAGCATTTCTAGCTCCTTTATGGAAGTTCCTGATTTTGAACAGATTAAACTTGCTCCAAACTCTCTTGATATCGATTGGGTGTAAAACATGCCCCAAAAGATGCCTGGAATCTCCAAAAATACTGAGAGTTAAATGACAAACACATGCCACCCACAGTGCCTTTATACAAGATGCAAATCCTGGAAGAGATCTAAAGAAGCCCTTGTTAAGACAAAGACTATAGAAAGTAGTAGATACGGTTCCCTCGAAATTTTTCCTCCATtgacgttccattccattgctGAAATAAGTTCGGATCATTCTTCATTTCATCTTCGACCAAATCCACTAGTAATGGGTCCACTAGTAAGGATTCTTCCTTCAAGGACAAACAAGGCCAATGGAAAATGAAAAGTTACTAATTTCTATGCAAGACCCCCTACATATATACTCAACAGCCGTTCAAAGCACATAAAACCCAGCAGCATTTTCATCTTATGAGTTCATCCATCACATGTCTCaaacaaaagaaacaagaatatgAGACGAATTAACAAACTGGAAAAAGTcgacttccaaactcataaATTCAGATGAATAAAGTTGCAAAATGTTGAGCATCACACAAAAGCTCAAAGTTCAGGATGACAACACATTTAGTTAGCTTCCCAGATATTTTCCTTCACTCAACATAGGTTGCGACAGATAGAATAAGCATACCATGAATTCAACTCAACAGCAAGGAAAACGCAGATATTACACTACTGGTGCTACCTGTAGCTCTTTTATAAAAACTTATGACTGACTGGAGATCTTTTGGACCATGATATCTCATTCGATTTAATTTGTTGGATGTACAATCAGTAGTGAGGGAACACTATGAATCCCATATCTAGAGAAAACATTGAAAAAGAGAACAAGTTAAATTCAGTTATTTCTAAAACTTAAATGCAGAAATTATGTCTCCTCAACAGAGAATAGAAAAACTCATAGCACATGAAAAAGGAGATCCATCATTCGATGACACAAgacatgttagagtagatgcccttcaagccaacggttggctagggaatttattgactcaagtgaaataaacaatctttattttaatataatttaacttttttatGGTcttattatactttatctgtatacccatgcaaacagtatatataaagtccttgattatgctttaatacaaatgaatcgtaattcgatgttgaaactcatttgtaaacactgcaaattctaaattcgttcctagtcgattcagccgcctaaaacagggataaaggccgcttgagctcgagactgaCATctatgatgttgtgtactgcgtttcttggtaagggcatagagatgtccaaacatacagatgggtagtcatatgatgattataccgaacaaccctcccccggactttccaagtggttatcattcatcgagaggataagtccgtggttatgattgtacaccattagtccttacgacccgggacaacactgaggctctatatgctagggctgtgctttgactcgtttaccggctccatgagagtcatcaggtggcgaggttgggtatagttgcgacacatataggagccagtgcattgtagtcggggattcaccgctcacctgcgggtgtggatatcctatgtgatctaatgaaataatagtgcatggaatctctggccagagtatgagatgtacgttggagaaggagttctccaatagtacacgcgatgccactattatagttatcacatagttatcgaattaatatgcaaccctcgatgaaccaatggttgcagattcgatcgggatatttgagatgaagggaccgtattgtacgttaatcataatcgactggttcttgcaggcactatcagtgatacctaggggatcatggggcgatgctactagacgttcTTACCAtaatccgatgggtgcaatcaaaaatgagttctgacattcttgatcaaggtgttgatgaaaagaatggggctaactagggtaagcccgaataaaggattatgtcctgaatcacaaagagttgtgaatccacggctagctgtatccctgaaccattgagggtcacacaagcactggattatttgttcccgttgagagaataaattcaagaagttgaatttatattatacagtaaattcaaggagttgaatttatgataatttaattttgagagaataaattcaaggagttgaatttataaaatttgagaatttaatttattaaactcaaatattgggtttattaaatattaaattttggaggtgataaaaattcaaggagttgaatttataatttaaataataaattcaaatgttgaatttataatgtatttaatttattaagctcaaaagttgagttgattaattaataaattaaatatggtggataatatgtttaatgggcttgtaggggtACAAgttcaacatattaaataattaaagttttaatgggctttgattaaattaattaaactagttagactagcccaattaattaaatcaaactcattaatgttaattatgcaATTAGGGTATggatttactataaataatgtATCCAAGTCAAAAACCTAGCCCCACCACCAAAAAGGTTTCGAGACACCCACctccaaaagaaaaaaattcagcCACTTCCTcttgaaagaaaaattttgagccgtctctcTTAATTTTCTCTCCTACGCAAAATCTCTTTCATATTCTCTAGTGCAATTTGAAAGATGAACATATTAttcagtcgtggacctgattagacgtAACAAAAGGAGTcttttgaagaaagttcgtagagattcatcaagagctaatccgtttatatcggattagttggagccaagtgatttaattcacaaaggtataatttctaaacatcctatgaatgtttattgttaaaatcatacgagcgcccaaacaaatcatattttgattgtcaaaataaataaaattttaaaacttccgctgcgtttgggcgtgtagaaaaccgagatccaacaagaCATTCCCACAAAAATATATTTGCCTCACATTAAAATACTCACAAAACTATTAGTGTTGAGGATATATATTATGGTCCGAATAAAATACAAGAATAATTAAACATAGTAAGGTCCCAGCAAAGAACAGTCGTCCATTATTGTAATTGTATAACCTCAATGTACTGCATAAATTTTGGTCAATGTTCACAACATTTGTTCACAAGCTTTGTAGAAATATAGTGGACCAGGAGTCAATAACTAAATACATGTTGAATGAACCAATACAAAAGGGAAGGCTGGTTGGAAGTTTGTTACAGATATTTGCTCCTGGTAAAGTGGATTGAGAAGGCAATTTTGTTCAACCACCAGGAAACCAACATATAGAAGGACTGCCGAAGGGTTTGGATTTACAGCTCTCTAATGAAGCCATCAgtgaaaaacaaaaagaaagaatCAACATTACCTGGAGGGAGATAATTCAAGAGTGCTTCCTGTGATACAAAAGAAAGCAAGAGCGAATACTGAGATTCCTTCTTTTTCGAGTGTATTGTTGTGATATCTTGAATTTGTAAACTTCAACGAGAGTATTCAAGTCTCCGGTGGATGTAGGCTATCTTTTTTGGGGCCGAACCACCTAAAATTCTTGTGTGCATATACGATTCTTTTTCTATTTCTCATTCTTGCGATTTGCTTGTGATCGCTGGTTTGTTGGCATTTGGAGTCACGAGAACACATTGATTTCTCggacattctgattgcttcgaGACTGATATGAGCGAGTAACTTTTGCAACAACTGTCACCAGAGACAAGTTTCTTTACTGGCTCAAATATCAAATACACGGCTCACAGAATAGAAGTCGATAGGTTTGATGGGAAGGGAGATTTTGGATTATGGGGGCGCCGCATGTATGCCATACTTGTTCAACAAAAGGTCGCAAAGACTCTAGGAGGAATGAATTGTGTACCAGAAACAAAATCTGATGAAGCGAAATATGAGACAATGGAATTGGCCTTTAGCACCCTCACTTTGCATCTGGATGACAAGGTGCTGCGTGAAGTCTCATCCAAAACTACAACAGCTGGTTTATGGAAAAAACAGTTACACATGACTAAATCCCTCCAAGACAGGATATATCTGAAAAGGAAATTGTTTGGATTCAAAATGGCAGAAACTACATCCATATGGGAAAATCTTGATGAGTTcaataaattgatatttgatctTGAGAATATAGAGGTTAAGATTCACGATGAAGGCAAGGCGATCATCATATTGAATTCTCTCCCTAAGTCCTATTCACCTTCGTGGAAACCTTGAAATATGGCAATGAATCTCCCTCTTTGTAGACCGTTCAACATGCACTAAAGTCAAAAGAATTTGATACTCAAAAGGAAACTGATCATGCACCAAATTCTAGGAGATAGTTTAGTTGCAAGAGGTAGGATTGAAAAGAGGGATTCTAAAGAAAAGTCAAGAAGCAGATCACGATCTAAAGGCAATAAAGGCAAATGTTTTCATTGTCGTAAGCCTGGGCATTTTCACAGAGATTAcccagaaagaaagaaaacagGTGACAACAATAAGAATTTGGCAGAAGTAGATGTTGCAGAAGGGGGATATGAGAGTGCACCACAATCACTTAAGATGATCAGAGTTGGATTCTTGACTAGTGGTTGCTCCTTTCATATGACCCCCAATAGGAGTTGGTTTGAATCACTCGAAGAACTAGATGGTGGTCATGTACTCCTTGGAAATAACAAGGCATGCATGATACTTGGCAAAGGGACTATAAGGTTCAAAATGTTCAATGAAGTAGAAAGAGTCCTTCAGGAGGTGAGATATGTACCTATACTATAGATAAACCTCATCTCTTTAGGTGAACTCGATCACTCTGGAT
Protein-coding sequences here:
- the LOC142550718 gene encoding flavonoid 3',5'-hydroxylase 1-like — protein: MVFAHAMFLSVTEIIALISLCILINFLVQIILSKRRPLPPGPRGFPVVGALPLLGRMPHVALAKMAKTYGPIMYLKVGSRDMVVASTPDAAKLFLKTFESNFLNRPIHAGPTILAYNSQDMVFAPYGPRWRLLRKLSNLHMLGGKALDDWADFRAAELGHMLEAMHQSSVRGEAVVLGEILVYAMANMIGRIILSRRVFATRGRELNEFKDMVVELMTTAGYFNIGDFIHWMGWMDLQGIEKGMRKLHKKFDDLISRMLDEHLESRHKRKNRPDFLDVMLANRDDINSSEEEKLTTTNIKALLLNLFTAGTDTSSSAVEWALAEMLKNPDIMHKAHDEMDRVIGRNRRLAESDISKLSYLQATCKETFRKHPSTPLNLPRVSAEACTVDGYYIPKNTRLSVNIWAIGRDPQVWENPSDFNPERFLSEKYANIDPKGNNFELIPFGAGRRICAGTRMGLVMVEYILGTLVHSFDWKFDGEEMDMEETFGLALQKAVPLAAMVTPRLPPTCYLASN